In a genomic window of Streptomyces sp. SJL17-4:
- the gltB gene encoding glutamate synthase large subunit, translated as MRSDAWSPMDGRPAPQGMYDPRNEHDACGVGFVATLTGVASHALVEQALTVLRNLEHRGATGSEPDSGDGAGILLQVPDAFLREVAGFELPETGAYAVGIAFLPEDGTDETAAKIEAIAADEGLNVLGWREVPVAPELLGASARSTMPVFRQLFVADVAGDATGIALDRKAFVLRKRAEREAATYFPSLSARTIVYKGMLTTGQLEPFFPDLSDRRCATAVALVHSRFSTNTFPSWPLAHPYRFVAHNGEINTVKGNRNWMTAREAQLDSTVFGEGSLDRIFPICTPDASDSASFDEVLELLHLGGRSLPHAVLMMVPEAWENHETMDPARRAFYQYHSTMMEPWDGPACVTFTDGVQVGAVLDRNGLRPGRYWVTDEGLVVLSSEVGVLDIDPAKVVRKGRLQPGKMFLVDTAEHRIVEDDEIKAALAAEKPYAEWLETGEIELSDLPEREHIVHTHASVTRRQQTFGYTEEELRVILAPMARTAGEPLGSMGTDSPIAALSARPRLLFDYFTQLFAQVTNPPLDAIREELVTSLRSSLGPGSNLLEPTSSSCRSVTLPFPVIDNDELAKLIHINADGDMPGMKAATLSGLYRVSGGGEALAARLDAICAEADTAIEGGARLIVLSDRHSDAEHAPIPSLLLTAAVHHHLIRTKQRTKVGLLVEAGDVREVHHVALLIGYGAAAVNPYLAMESVEDLVRAGTFIEGLEPEQAIRNLIYALGKGVLKVMSKMGISTVASYRGAQVFEAVGLDETFVATYFNGTATKIGGAGLDVVAKEVAARHAKAYPVSGVPSAHRLLDIGGEYQWRREGEPHLFDPETVFRLQHATRNKRYDIFKQYTDRVNEQSERLMTLRGLFGFSSGREAIPIDEVEPVSEIVKRFSTGAMSYGSISREAHETLAIAMNQLGAKSNTGEGGEDPDRLYDPARRSAIKQVASGRFGVTSEYLVNADDIQIKMAQGAKPGEGGQLPGHKVYPWVAKTRHSTPGVGLISPPPHHDIYSIEDLAQLIHDLKNANPVARIHVKLVSEVGVGTVAAGVSKAHADVVLISGHDGGTGASPLTSLKHAGGPWELGLAETQQTLLLNGLRDRIVVQTDGQLKTGRDVVIAALLGAEEFGFATAPLVVSGCVMMRVCHLDTCPVGIATQNPALRDRFSGKAEYVVNFFEFIAEEVRELLAELGFRSIEEAVGHAELLDTSRAVTHWKAQGLDLEPLFYVPELPEGAVRHALIEQDHGLEKALDNELIQLAAEALNAASAEEAQPVRAQVAIRNINRTVGTMLGHQVTKRFGGAGLPADTIDITFTGSAGQSFGAFLPSGVTLRLEGDANDYVGKGLSGGRVIVRPDRGADHLAEYSTIAGNTIGYGATGGELFLRGCTGERFCVRNSGALVVSEGVGDHGCEYMTGGTAVVLGETGRNFAAGMSGGVAYVVDLDRDNVNSGNLGAIEALSDTDKAWLHDVVRRHHEETGSTVAEKLLADWAVNADRFSKIIPTTYKAVLAAKDAAELAGLSEAETTEKMMEAATHG; from the coding sequence ATGCGTTCCGACGCCTGGTCGCCCATGGACGGTCGCCCTGCTCCGCAGGGGATGTACGACCCCCGTAACGAACACGACGCCTGTGGTGTCGGGTTCGTGGCCACCCTCACCGGTGTAGCCAGCCACGCGCTGGTCGAGCAGGCGCTGACCGTACTGCGCAACCTCGAACACCGAGGCGCCACCGGCTCCGAGCCCGACTCCGGTGACGGCGCCGGCATCCTGCTCCAGGTCCCGGACGCCTTCCTCCGCGAGGTCGCCGGATTCGAGCTCCCCGAGACCGGCGCGTACGCCGTCGGCATCGCCTTCCTCCCCGAGGACGGCACCGACGAGACCGCCGCGAAGATCGAGGCGATCGCCGCCGACGAGGGCCTGAACGTCCTCGGCTGGCGTGAGGTCCCCGTCGCCCCCGAACTGCTCGGCGCCTCCGCCCGCTCCACCATGCCGGTCTTCCGCCAGCTCTTCGTCGCGGACGTGGCCGGCGACGCCACCGGCATCGCACTCGACCGCAAGGCCTTCGTCCTGCGCAAGCGCGCCGAGCGCGAGGCGGCGACGTACTTCCCGTCGCTCTCCGCCCGCACCATCGTCTACAAGGGCATGCTGACCACCGGCCAGCTCGAGCCCTTCTTCCCGGACCTGTCGGACCGCCGCTGCGCCACCGCCGTGGCCCTGGTCCACTCCCGGTTCTCCACCAACACCTTCCCGAGCTGGCCGCTGGCCCACCCGTACCGCTTCGTCGCCCACAACGGTGAGATCAACACCGTCAAGGGCAACCGGAACTGGATGACCGCCCGCGAGGCCCAGCTCGACTCCACCGTCTTCGGCGAGGGCTCGCTGGACCGGATCTTCCCGATCTGCACCCCGGACGCCTCCGACTCGGCCTCCTTCGACGAGGTCCTGGAGCTGCTCCACCTCGGCGGCCGCTCGCTCCCGCACGCCGTCCTGATGATGGTCCCGGAGGCGTGGGAGAACCACGAGACCATGGACCCGGCCCGCCGCGCCTTCTACCAGTACCACTCCACGATGATGGAGCCCTGGGACGGCCCGGCCTGCGTCACCTTCACCGACGGCGTCCAGGTCGGCGCGGTCCTCGACCGCAACGGACTGCGCCCCGGCCGCTACTGGGTCACCGACGAGGGCCTCGTCGTCCTCTCCTCCGAGGTCGGCGTCCTCGACATCGACCCCGCCAAGGTCGTCCGCAAGGGCCGCCTCCAGCCCGGCAAGATGTTCCTCGTCGACACCGCCGAGCACCGCATCGTCGAGGACGACGAGATCAAGGCCGCCCTCGCCGCCGAGAAGCCGTACGCGGAGTGGCTGGAGACCGGCGAGATCGAGCTCTCCGACCTCCCCGAGCGCGAGCACATCGTGCACACCCACGCCTCGGTCACCCGCCGCCAGCAGACCTTCGGCTACACCGAGGAAGAGCTCCGCGTCATCCTCGCCCCGATGGCCCGCACCGCCGGCGAGCCCCTCGGCTCCATGGGCACCGACTCGCCGATCGCGGCCCTGTCCGCCCGCCCGCGGCTGCTCTTCGACTACTTCACCCAGCTGTTCGCGCAGGTCACCAACCCGCCGCTGGACGCCATCCGCGAAGAGCTCGTGACCTCGCTGCGCTCCTCGCTCGGCCCCGGCAGCAACCTGCTGGAGCCCACCTCCTCGTCGTGCCGCAGCGTCACTCTGCCCTTCCCGGTGATCGACAACGATGAGCTGGCCAAGCTCATCCACATCAACGCCGACGGCGACATGCCCGGCATGAAGGCCGCGACCCTCTCCGGCCTCTACCGGGTCTCCGGCGGCGGCGAGGCCCTCGCCGCGCGCCTCGACGCCATCTGTGCCGAGGCCGACACCGCCATCGAGGGCGGCGCCCGCCTCATCGTGCTCTCCGACCGGCACTCCGACGCCGAGCACGCGCCGATCCCCTCGCTGCTGCTCACCGCGGCCGTCCACCACCACCTCATCCGCACCAAGCAGCGCACCAAGGTGGGTCTGCTCGTCGAGGCCGGTGACGTCCGCGAGGTCCACCACGTCGCCCTGCTCATCGGCTACGGCGCCGCGGCGGTCAACCCGTACCTCGCCATGGAGTCCGTCGAGGACCTGGTCCGCGCCGGCACCTTCATCGAGGGCCTGGAGCCCGAGCAGGCCATCCGGAACCTGATCTACGCCCTCGGCAAGGGCGTCCTCAAGGTCATGTCCAAGATGGGCATCTCCACCGTCGCCTCCTACCGCGGCGCCCAGGTCTTCGAGGCCGTCGGCCTCGACGAGACCTTCGTCGCCACGTACTTCAACGGCACGGCCACCAAGATCGGCGGCGCCGGTCTCGACGTCGTCGCCAAGGAGGTCGCCGCCCGCCACGCCAAGGCGTACCCCGTCTCCGGCGTCCCCTCGGCGCACCGCCTCCTGGACATCGGCGGCGAGTACCAGTGGCGCCGCGAGGGCGAGCCGCACCTGTTCGACCCGGAGACCGTCTTCCGCCTGCAGCACGCCACGCGCAACAAGCGGTACGACATCTTCAAGCAGTACACGGACCGGGTGAACGAGCAGTCCGAGCGCCTCATGACGCTCCGCGGCCTCTTCGGCTTCTCCTCGGGCCGGGAAGCGATCCCGATCGACGAGGTCGAGCCGGTCTCCGAGATCGTCAAGCGCTTCTCCACCGGCGCCATGTCGTACGGCTCCATCTCCCGCGAGGCGCACGAGACCCTCGCCATCGCCATGAACCAGCTGGGCGCCAAGTCCAACACCGGTGAGGGCGGCGAGGACCCGGACCGCCTCTACGACCCGGCGCGCCGCTCCGCGATCAAGCAGGTCGCCTCCGGCCGCTTCGGCGTCACCAGCGAGTACCTGGTCAACGCCGACGACATCCAGATCAAGATGGCCCAGGGCGCCAAGCCCGGCGAGGGCGGCCAGCTGCCCGGCCACAAGGTCTACCCGTGGGTCGCCAAGACGCGTCACTCGACGCCCGGCGTCGGCCTCATCTCGCCGCCGCCGCACCACGACATCTACTCCATCGAGGACCTGGCTCAGCTGATCCACGACCTCAAGAACGCCAACCCGGTCGCCCGCATCCACGTGAAGCTGGTCTCCGAGGTCGGCGTCGGCACGGTCGCCGCCGGTGTCTCCAAGGCCCACGCGGACGTCGTCCTCATCTCCGGCCACGACGGCGGAACGGGCGCCTCCCCGCTCACCTCGCTGAAGCACGCGGGCGGCCCCTGGGAGCTCGGCCTCGCCGAGACCCAGCAGACCCTCCTCCTCAACGGCCTGCGCGACCGCATCGTCGTCCAGACCGACGGCCAGCTCAAGACCGGCCGCGACGTCGTCATCGCCGCCCTGCTCGGCGCCGAGGAGTTCGGTTTCGCGACCGCGCCGCTCGTCGTCTCCGGCTGCGTCATGATGCGCGTCTGCCACCTGGACACCTGCCCGGTCGGCATCGCCACCCAGAACCCGGCCCTCCGCGACCGGTTCTCCGGCAAGGCCGAGTACGTCGTCAACTTCTTCGAGTTCATCGCCGAGGAGGTCCGCGAGCTCCTCGCCGAGCTGGGCTTCCGCAGCATCGAAGAGGCCGTCGGCCACGCCGAGCTGCTCGACACCAGCCGCGCCGTCACCCACTGGAAGGCGCAGGGTCTCGACCTGGAGCCGCTCTTCTACGTGCCGGAGCTGCCCGAGGGCGCGGTCCGCCACGCCCTGATCGAGCAGGACCACGGTCTGGAGAAGGCCCTCGACAACGAGCTGATCCAGCTCGCCGCCGAGGCCCTGAACGCCGCCTCCGCCGAGGAGGCCCAGCCGGTCCGCGCCCAGGTCGCCATCCGCAACATCAACCGCACGGTCGGCACCATGCTCGGCCACCAGGTGACGAAGCGGTTCGGTGGCGCCGGCCTCCCGGCCGACACCATCGACATCACCTTCACCGGCTCCGCCGGCCAGTCGTTCGGCGCCTTCCTGCCGAGCGGTGTCACCCTCCGCCTGGAGGGCGACGCCAACGACTACGTCGGCAAGGGCCTCTCCGGCGGCCGCGTGATCGTCCGCCCCGACCGGGGCGCCGACCACCTCGCCGAGTACTCCACGATCGCGGGCAACACGATCGGGTACGGCGCGACCGGCGGCGAACTGTTCCTCCGCGGCTGCACCGGCGAGCGCTTCTGCGTCCGCAACTCCGGCGCCCTGGTCGTCTCGGAGGGCGTGGGCGACCACGGCTGCGAGTACATGACCGGCGGTACGGCGGTCGTCCTCGGCGAGACCGGACGCAACTTCGCGGCCGGCATGTCGGGCGGTGTCGCCTACGTCGTCGACCTCGACCGGGACAACGTCAACTCCGGCAACCTGGGCGCGATCGAGGCCCTGTCGGACACCGACAAGGCATGGCTGCACGACGTCGTGCGCCGCCACCACGAGGAGACCGGCTCCACGGTCGCCGAGAAGCTCCTTGCCGACTGGGCCGTGAACGCGGACCGGTTCAGCAAGATCATCCCCACCACGTACAAGGCAGTGCTCGCCGCCAAGGACGCCGCTGAGCTCGCCGGTCTCTCCGAGGCCGAGACCACCGAGAAGATGATGGAGGCGGCGACCCATGGCTGA
- a CDS encoding glutamate synthase subunit beta, translating into MADPKGFLTTGREVAKTRPVGERVRDWNEVYVPGSLLPIISKQAGRCMDCGIPFCHNGCPLGNLIPEWNDYAYREDWSAAQERLHATNNFPEFTGRLCPAPCESACVLGINQPAVTIKNVEVSIIDKAWDANDVKPQAPDRLSGKTVAVIGSGPAGLAAAQQLTRAGHTVAVYERADRIGGLLRYGIPEFKMEKRHINRRIEQMRAEGTKFRTGVEIGRDMPATALRNRYDAVVIAAGATTARDLPVPGRELAGIHQAMEYLPLANKVVEGDFVAPPITAEGKHVVVIGGGDTGADCVGTAHRQGAASVTQLEIMPRPGEERNPGQPWPTFPMLYKVTSAHEEGGERVYSVSTTHFEGDEDGNVQFLHLVEVEFVEGKLTQKPGTERRIPAQLVTLAMGFTGTDVENGLVAQFGLDLDERGNIARDADFATNVDGVYVAGDAGRGQSLIVWAIAEGRSAARGVDRYLTGASSLPAPIRPTDRSLMV; encoded by the coding sequence ATGGCTGACCCCAAGGGCTTCCTGACCACCGGTCGCGAGGTCGCCAAGACCCGCCCCGTGGGCGAGCGCGTCAGGGACTGGAACGAGGTCTACGTCCCCGGCTCCCTGCTGCCGATCATCAGCAAGCAGGCCGGCCGCTGCATGGACTGCGGCATCCCGTTCTGCCACAACGGCTGTCCCCTCGGGAACCTGATCCCCGAGTGGAACGACTACGCCTACCGCGAGGACTGGTCGGCGGCGCAGGAGCGCCTGCACGCCACCAACAACTTCCCGGAGTTCACCGGCCGCCTGTGCCCGGCTCCGTGCGAGTCGGCGTGCGTGCTCGGCATCAACCAGCCGGCCGTCACCATCAAGAACGTCGAAGTCTCCATCATCGACAAGGCGTGGGACGCCAACGACGTCAAGCCGCAGGCGCCCGACCGCCTCTCCGGCAAGACCGTCGCCGTCATCGGCTCGGGCCCGGCGGGTCTCGCCGCCGCCCAGCAGCTGACCCGGGCCGGCCACACCGTCGCCGTCTACGAGCGCGCGGACCGCATCGGTGGACTCCTCCGGTACGGCATCCCCGAGTTCAAGATGGAGAAGCGCCACATCAACCGCCGCATCGAGCAGATGCGCGCGGAAGGCACCAAGTTCCGCACGGGCGTCGAGATCGGCCGCGACATGCCGGCGACGGCGCTCCGCAACCGGTACGACGCGGTCGTCATCGCCGCCGGCGCCACCACCGCCCGTGACCTGCCCGTCCCGGGCCGCGAGCTGGCAGGCATCCACCAGGCGATGGAGTACCTGCCGCTGGCGAACAAGGTCGTCGAGGGTGACTTCGTCGCCCCGCCGATCACCGCCGAGGGCAAGCACGTCGTCGTCATCGGCGGCGGCGACACCGGCGCCGACTGCGTCGGTACGGCCCACCGCCAGGGCGCGGCCTCGGTCACGCAGCTGGAGATCATGCCCCGACCGGGCGAGGAGCGGAACCCGGGTCAGCCCTGGCCGACCTTCCCCATGCTGTACAAGGTCACCTCCGCGCACGAGGAGGGCGGCGAGCGGGTCTACTCCGTCTCCACCACCCACTTCGAGGGCGACGAGGACGGCAACGTCCAGTTCCTCCACCTCGTCGAGGTCGAGTTCGTCGAGGGCAAGCTGACCCAGAAGCCGGGCACGGAGCGCAGGATCCCCGCCCAGCTGGTCACGCTCGCGATGGGCTTCACCGGCACGGACGTGGAGAACGGTCTGGTCGCCCAGTTTGGTCTGGACCTCGACGAGCGGGGTAACATCGCCCGAGACGCGGACTTCGCCACCAATGTCGATGGCGTGTACGTCGCCGGCGACGCGGGTCGCGGCCAGTCCCTCATCGTGTGGGCCATCGCCGAGGGCCGCTCGGCCGCCCGTGGCGTGGACCGCTACCTGACCGGCGCCAGCTCCCTGCCAGCCCCGATCCGCCCGACGGACCGTTCGCTGATGGTCTGA
- a CDS encoding caspase family protein: MSSTTDAAEEAGTGGRRALLIGVGRTPHLERDEVLSRRFKPLDFVDRDIEMVRTALIESDYEVEALHPGHADLERRDPNPGAILVAVEAFLDSCKAGDTAFLYFSCHGVTVGEREYLLSSEARARANGSLISNTILEVSPEALLGSVPEGVTVVVCLDTCRTDDSRSPSDFHETPLASSVYRDVAWLHASGRGQPAYADPQKGSYFGIALAQALSRTSPPKTLKEVHSYIEGQVERLASRQADPSPTVEVECAKGLADRLVLCDGSRQTERWAEAITRSVLWNHTSHGAETHKRVQDELADLAREVAKSRLGTDATPWSDPDYPIRVVNRLGRLIDDAQLGEDDLLSPAETAALLAAPLMHEGVVAIALSQLAELRPDRLDKLEKDGRGRKPVEGHEQHVCDEAADLCQAHSGVHRAAESLRQREMIDAATAADHWLRHRFIADWDLLWDRSDAYPSVNGLLDRVVRAVAAGADVMSDAQRSEVDKHVRRVLPHMTVPPGSSPRINASANPKWSRRERPVPGNMWRDGELAYLLWLAALLAVDPRRMSSVLVDHLGAHKPLTPAAVVSALADCDWEAGTKNGATSYALRLNCPHPALHAALEELAATADASVRARHQGWQSTGHTAPDLLRGVPHKVTTASLNPADQSYTTPLERFRLAEDEIRPLLMGTQLYGDRTLAVRELYQNALDACRHRQQRVTYGTKRKGFNGPDRQPEIHFLQAYDGDRPYIECRDEGSGMSREKLTSMFARAGKRYAQDPDYVQERRNWRRVGMPPIPLNSRFGIGVFSYFMLADEVTVHTEATDEYGYPSRPASPLRATVQSGSGLLQIGPTDGPPGQGGTVVRLYLNQEEGEEGPPSVVATLRRLLWVSEFRVTALERGRDGNLIDQEFWEPGVLHAPSDRTANWHGKAATAASEDSWIVQGPGQLLLDGIVVEDAPKVHGYVFNLRERHRPEPSVNRNSLVFYDTKKVMEELLGAVPVAARELDEVLLPWLWELADDEPQLVVELFDHLSPLVTGLVDSEVVDFQFPTTRLPLRRTGVLGMDFSQLRQWTGHEVVPHDERAEAKVLRRWRMTALGASAPGEPPFAPDRYPVPIGLDALLTSSRLFDGGWSLPVKVALRADIPLARSVQALRRYAIAGARVPAARSIADLRAAGTPTEEMADLCEAYEAAARVAAPNERPAAHVPLLAVAAHHGVAPSRLLDDLNELLRLGFEIPDPDALASVDLTVKFVEAEAEFLRASPGSWNEGRRRDVHPIDLLMYAQLPEQRRRLAERITALRPLGLRHTEAVREETLNHPALTAFEQRLMSRDIDGRYPWLPAGRLTMAQLMERSLSLSQPLGEVARKVAHIASATGVSAPEVPEECQEWIPAGWTVQAADNSPRTEPGTRATHPSWRLLLQAYQSPRRPSLEELRRELVLLDACGCLADPVDTLVDQFKQLPPALVSLLEFGLSRWSQDVDQRGFDACDLGVPLFLKFAAADRTTLGDAVAEVALARLDGPLLPLRLPDVPEEARSLTPVYAEVVHLLHTTEHVQSFRECLEVQDLLSLAMTRRGGTLRHAADILGTYRCLGGPPVPGTITDALAGLEPNDFDLAAFDASLLGPGVLGALELVLVAGRFGWTLGKTYDRYAPFTSLGLKVITPEPQDEEREIVPGWRDVIVLTEQLTGRAPAVTGTVTDEHVVLCAEETEQSEDDVRDILRRYARLFSLVVPAPGGPQS, translated from the coding sequence GTGAGCTCGACGACGGACGCGGCCGAAGAGGCGGGCACCGGCGGGCGGCGGGCGCTGCTCATCGGCGTGGGGAGGACCCCGCACCTGGAACGGGACGAGGTCCTCTCCCGGCGCTTCAAGCCGCTCGACTTCGTCGACCGCGACATCGAGATGGTCCGCACCGCCCTCATCGAGTCCGACTACGAGGTCGAAGCCCTGCACCCCGGTCACGCCGACCTGGAACGGCGGGATCCGAACCCCGGCGCGATCCTGGTGGCCGTGGAGGCCTTCCTCGACTCCTGCAAGGCGGGGGACACGGCCTTCCTCTACTTCTCCTGCCACGGCGTGACCGTCGGCGAGCGCGAGTACCTGCTCTCCTCCGAGGCCCGCGCCCGCGCCAACGGGTCCCTGATCTCGAACACGATCCTGGAAGTCAGTCCCGAGGCCCTCCTCGGGTCCGTGCCCGAAGGCGTCACGGTCGTGGTCTGCCTCGACACCTGCCGTACCGACGACTCGCGCTCGCCCTCCGACTTCCACGAGACGCCGTTGGCGAGTTCCGTCTACCGCGACGTCGCCTGGCTGCACGCGAGCGGACGCGGACAGCCGGCCTATGCCGACCCCCAGAAGGGCAGTTACTTCGGAATCGCCCTCGCCCAGGCACTGTCGCGCACCAGCCCCCCGAAAACCCTCAAGGAGGTCCACTCCTATATCGAGGGACAGGTGGAGCGACTCGCATCCCGCCAGGCGGACCCCTCACCGACTGTCGAGGTCGAGTGCGCGAAAGGCCTCGCAGACCGGCTGGTCCTCTGCGACGGCAGCCGGCAGACCGAGCGCTGGGCCGAAGCGATCACCAGATCCGTCCTCTGGAACCACACCTCGCACGGGGCCGAGACACACAAGCGGGTCCAGGACGAGCTCGCGGACCTGGCGCGCGAGGTCGCGAAGAGCCGCCTCGGCACGGACGCCACCCCCTGGAGCGATCCGGACTACCCGATCCGCGTCGTGAACCGCCTCGGCCGGCTCATCGACGACGCCCAACTCGGCGAGGACGACCTCCTCTCCCCCGCCGAGACCGCGGCGCTGCTCGCCGCTCCCCTGATGCACGAGGGCGTCGTCGCCATCGCGCTGAGCCAGCTGGCGGAACTGCGGCCGGACCGGCTGGACAAGCTGGAGAAGGACGGCCGGGGCAGGAAGCCCGTCGAAGGGCACGAACAGCACGTGTGCGACGAGGCGGCCGACCTCTGCCAGGCCCACTCAGGAGTGCACCGCGCGGCCGAGTCACTGCGGCAGCGGGAGATGATCGACGCCGCCACCGCCGCCGACCACTGGCTTCGCCACCGCTTCATCGCCGACTGGGACCTGCTGTGGGACCGCTCCGACGCCTACCCGTCGGTGAACGGCCTCCTCGACAGGGTGGTGCGGGCCGTCGCGGCGGGCGCCGACGTCATGTCCGACGCGCAGCGCTCCGAGGTGGACAAACACGTGCGCCGGGTTCTGCCCCACATGACGGTCCCTCCGGGCTCCAGCCCGCGCATCAACGCCTCAGCCAACCCCAAGTGGAGCCGCCGGGAACGCCCCGTCCCCGGCAACATGTGGCGTGACGGCGAGCTCGCCTACCTTCTGTGGCTGGCGGCGCTGCTCGCCGTTGATCCGCGCCGCATGTCCAGCGTGCTCGTGGACCACCTGGGCGCCCACAAGCCCCTCACCCCGGCCGCCGTGGTGTCCGCGCTCGCGGATTGCGACTGGGAGGCGGGCACGAAGAACGGGGCAACGAGCTACGCGCTCCGCCTGAACTGCCCGCATCCCGCACTGCACGCCGCGCTGGAGGAACTGGCGGCGACCGCCGACGCCTCCGTGCGGGCTCGTCACCAAGGTTGGCAATCCACCGGGCACACCGCGCCGGACCTGCTCCGGGGCGTTCCCCACAAGGTGACCACCGCGTCGCTGAACCCGGCCGATCAGAGTTACACCACGCCCCTGGAGCGCTTTCGCCTCGCCGAGGACGAGATCCGCCCCCTGCTCATGGGCACCCAGCTGTACGGCGACCGGACGCTCGCCGTGCGGGAGCTGTACCAGAACGCCCTGGACGCGTGCCGGCACCGGCAGCAGCGTGTCACGTACGGCACCAAGCGGAAGGGGTTCAACGGACCCGACCGGCAGCCCGAGATCCACTTCCTCCAGGCGTACGACGGGGACCGTCCGTACATCGAGTGCCGCGACGAGGGCTCCGGCATGAGCCGGGAGAAACTCACCTCCATGTTCGCCCGCGCGGGCAAGCGGTACGCGCAGGACCCCGACTACGTGCAGGAGCGGCGCAACTGGCGGCGGGTCGGTATGCCGCCGATCCCTCTCAACAGCCGTTTCGGCATCGGCGTGTTCAGCTACTTCATGCTCGCCGACGAGGTCACCGTCCACACCGAGGCGACCGACGAGTACGGCTACCCGTCCCGCCCGGCCTCGCCGCTCCGGGCCACCGTCCAGTCGGGCTCCGGTCTGCTCCAGATCGGCCCGACGGACGGCCCACCGGGGCAAGGGGGCACGGTGGTGCGGCTGTACCTGAACCAGGAAGAGGGCGAGGAGGGCCCGCCGTCGGTGGTGGCCACCCTGCGGCGCCTGCTGTGGGTGAGCGAATTCCGGGTGACGGCGCTGGAGCGAGGTCGGGACGGCAATCTGATCGACCAGGAGTTCTGGGAGCCGGGCGTACTGCACGCCCCCTCGGACCGCACCGCGAACTGGCACGGGAAGGCCGCCACGGCGGCGAGCGAGGACAGCTGGATCGTCCAGGGCCCCGGACAGCTGCTGCTCGACGGCATCGTCGTGGAGGACGCTCCCAAGGTCCACGGGTACGTGTTCAACCTCCGGGAGAGACACCGGCCGGAGCCGAGCGTCAACCGGAACTCACTGGTCTTCTACGACACGAAGAAGGTGATGGAGGAGCTGCTCGGCGCGGTCCCGGTCGCGGCGAGGGAACTCGACGAGGTCCTGCTGCCATGGCTGTGGGAGCTCGCGGACGACGAACCGCAGCTCGTCGTCGAGCTCTTCGACCATCTGTCGCCCCTGGTGACCGGCCTCGTGGACTCGGAAGTCGTCGATTTCCAGTTTCCCACCACCCGCCTGCCGCTGCGCCGCACGGGCGTTCTGGGGATGGACTTCAGCCAGCTGCGGCAGTGGACGGGCCACGAGGTGGTGCCACACGACGAGCGGGCCGAGGCCAAGGTCCTCAGAAGGTGGCGTATGACAGCGTTGGGGGCGTCGGCCCCCGGTGAGCCTCCGTTCGCACCCGACCGCTATCCCGTGCCGATCGGCCTGGACGCGCTCCTGACGTCCTCCCGCCTCTTCGACGGCGGGTGGTCGCTGCCCGTGAAGGTCGCTCTGCGCGCGGACATCCCACTGGCCAGGAGCGTCCAGGCCTTGCGGCGGTACGCGATCGCGGGCGCCCGGGTCCCGGCCGCGCGGAGCATCGCGGATCTGCGTGCGGCGGGCACGCCCACCGAAGAGATGGCGGATCTCTGTGAGGCCTACGAAGCCGCGGCGCGGGTGGCTGCACCCAACGAACGCCCAGCCGCTCACGTCCCTCTCCTGGCCGTGGCCGCCCACCATGGCGTGGCTCCGTCCCGCCTCCTGGACGATCTGAACGAGCTCCTGCGCCTCGGCTTCGAGATCCCGGATCCGGATGCCCTGGCCTCCGTCGATCTGACGGTCAAATTCGTGGAGGCCGAGGCCGAGTTCCTCCGCGCGTCCCCCGGTTCCTGGAACGAGGGCCGACGGCGCGACGTACATCCCATCGATCTGCTGATGTACGCGCAGCTGCCCGAACAGCGGCGACGGCTCGCCGAGCGGATCACCGCCCTGAGGCCGCTGGGCCTCCGCCACACCGAAGCCGTGCGCGAGGAGACTCTCAACCATCCCGCACTCACCGCCTTCGAGCAGAGGCTGATGTCGCGCGACATCGACGGCAGGTACCCATGGCTCCCTGCCGGACGTCTGACCATGGCGCAGCTCATGGAGCGCAGTCTCAGCCTGAGTCAGCCGCTCGGCGAGGTGGCCCGGAAGGTCGCCCACATCGCGTCGGCCACCGGTGTGTCCGCTCCGGAGGTGCCCGAGGAGTGCCAGGAATGGATCCCGGCAGGGTGGACAGTGCAGGCAGCCGACAACTCGCCTCGCACGGAGCCCGGAACCCGGGCCACGCACCCCAGTTGGCGCCTGCTCCTCCAGGCATACCAATCCCCCCGCCGCCCCTCCCTGGAGGAACTGCGCCGGGAGCTCGTCCTCCTGGACGCGTGCGGGTGCCTGGCAGATCCCGTCGACACACTGGTGGACCAGTTCAAGCAGCTGCCGCCCGCCCTCGTCAGCCTGCTGGAATTCGGGCTCAGCAGATGGTCGCAGGACGTGGACCAACGAGGGTTCGACGCCTGCGACCTCGGCGTCCCCCTCTTCCTGAAGTTCGCGGCCGCCGACCGCACCACCCTGGGTGACGCGGTTGCCGAAGTAGCGCTGGCCAGGCTGGACGGACCCCTGCTTCCGCTCCGGCTCCCGGACGTCCCGGAGGAGGCCCGCTCCCTGACACCCGTGTACGCCGAGGTGGTCCACCTGCTCCACACCACCGAGCACGTGCAGTCCTTCCGGGAGTGCCTGGAGGTCCAGGACCTCCTCTCACTCGCCATGACCCGCCGCGGCGGCACCCTGCGCCACGCCGCCGACATCCTCGGCACCTACCGCTGCCTCGGCGGTCCCCCGGTCCCCGGCACGATCACCGACGCCCTCGCGGGCTTGGAGCCGAACGACTTCGACCTCGCCGCGTTCGATGCCAGCCTGCTCGGCCCCGGAGTTCTCGGCGCACTCGAACTCGTCCTCGTGGCAGGCCGGTTCGGCTGGACGCTCGGGAAGACGTACGACCGGTACGCACCCTTCACGAGCCTCGGCCTCAAGGTCATCACGCCCGAACCGCAGGACGAAGAACGGGAGATCGTGCCCGGCTGGCGTGATGTCATCGTCCTCACCGAGCAGTTGACCGGCCGTGCACCCGCCGTGACGGGAACCGTCACCGACGAGCACGTCGTTCTCTGTGCCGAGGAGACGGAGCAGTCCGAGGACGACGTCCGTGACATCCTCCGCCGCTACGCCCGACTGTTCTCGCTCGTCGTTCCCGCCCCCGGAGGACCGCAGTCATGA